The following are encoded in a window of Gossypium raimondii isolate GPD5lz chromosome 13, ASM2569854v1, whole genome shotgun sequence genomic DNA:
- the LOC105782515 gene encoding E3 ubiquitin-protein ligase At1g12760, producing the protein MGVPSLGLHSEYQTDTCPLLMEQPKDFNGHVIDMPRIGDTSSSNSSYETTSNGLDVLQHVDRPSTSARALVSQPSQPSQPSQPSTSSSNGTNSRTSSSVRRGDTRRRRSPLNSVLWISVELVLTVSQIVASIVVLSLSRNEHPRTPLFAWIVGYSSGCVATLPLLYWRYRHRNEASEQDSAQNRHASLNNAPARSFSLSVTRTSDGGDHRTATTSPRGGQNMGITSARIKALVEYFKMILDCFFAVWFVVGNVWIFGGHSSASEAPNLYRLCIVFLTISCIGYAIPFILCATICCCLPCIISVLGFREDLSHARGATPESIEALPTYKFKVKKNRNGDGKDVNSGASEAGVVAAGTEKERIISGEDAVCCICLAKYTNNEELRELPCSHFMHKECVDKWLKINASCPLCKNDIGENVLDAISGTSTASILSSLSGAHDNQRRAAYSLMVFLLMCWVVVPSILYGYLTG; encoded by the exons ATGGGTGTTCCCTCTTTGGGACTGCATTCTGAATATCAAACTGACACTTGTCCATTGTTAATGGAGCAACCAAAGGACTTTAATGGACATGTTATTGACATGCCAAGGATTGGTGATACTTCTTCATCCAACTCATCTTATGAAACAACTTCGAATGGGTTGGATGTTTTGCAGCATGTGGATAGACCTTCTACTAGTGCAAGAGCACTAGTTTCACAACCTTCTCAACCTTCTCAACCTTCTCAACCTTCAACATCTTCATCCAATGGTACAAATTCAAGAACCTCATCTTCTGTAAGGAGAGGGGATACCCGTCGGAGGAGGAGTCCGTTGAATTCTGTTTTGTGGATTTCTGTTGAACTTGTTCTTACAGTGAGCCAGATTGTAGCATCTATTGTTGTCTTGTCTTTGTCACGGAATGAGCATCCCCGTACACCATTGTTTGCATGGATTGTGGGTTATTCATCTGGATGTGTAGCAACCCTCCCTCTTCTGTATTGGCGTTATCGTCATCGTAACGAGGCTTCTGAGCAAGACTCAGCTCAAAATCGCCATGCTTCACTCAATAATGCCCCTGCCAGATCCTTTTCTCTCTCTGTTACTAGGACTTCTGATGGGGGTGATCATCGAACTGCAACTACATCACCTAGAGGTGGCCAAAACATGGGAATAACAAGTGCCAg AATAAAAGCTCTAGTGGAATACTTCAAAATGATTTTAGATTGCTTCTTTGCTGTTTGGTTTGTGGTTGGCAACGTCTGGATCTTTGGTGGGCACTCATCTGCCAGTGAGGCTCCTAACTTGTACAG gTTGTGTATAGTTTTTCTTACAATTAGTTGTATCGGATATGCAATACCCTTCATTCTATGTGCTACGATCTGCTGTTGCCTGCCTTGTATTATTTCTGTCCTTGGATTTAGAGAGGATCTATCACATGCAAGAGGGGCCACACCTGAATCCATTGAGGCTTTGCCAACATACAAGTTCAAggtgaagaaaaatagaaatggtGATGGTAAGGATGTCAACTCAGGTGCCAGTGAGGCTGGGGTTGTGGCTGCAGGAACGGAAAAGGAAAGGATCATCTCTGGAGAAGATGCA GTCTGCTGCATTTGTTTGGCAAAATACACAAATAACGAAGAGCTAAGGGAGCTCCCATGTTCTCACTTCATGCACAAGGAATGCGTTGACAAATGGCTAAAGATCAATGCATCTTGTCCTCTTTGCAAGAACGACATTGGCGAGAATGTACTGGATGCAATATCCGGGACGAGCACAGCCAGCATCTTGAGCTCACTGTCGGGAGCACATGATAACCAGCGACGAG CTGCATACAGTTTGATGGTGTTTCTACTAATGTGTTGGGTGGTCGTCCCTTCCATTCTTTATGGTTATCTT